Sequence from the Thermococcus sp. CX2 genome:
CTTCAACGGTTTCATCGCTCAGTTTGGCAATTTCGAGGCCTAGCTTTTCGAGCTTGTCTGTCGCGAGAACACCGGGCCCTCCAGAGTTCGTGATTACTGCGACGCGCCTTCCAGCCTTAGGGTACATCTCAAAGGCCTTAGCGGCATCAAACAGCTCCTCCATTTCCTCGACCTCTATGGCTCCGGTCTGTTTGAAGGCGGCCCTGTAAATCTCGTAGCTTCCCGCGAGAGAGCCTGTGTGAGATGCCGCGGCTTTGGCGCCGCTCGCGCTCTTCCCGGCTTTGAGGACTATAACCGGCTTCCTGCTCGCGGCGTAACGCAGTGCCTCCATGAAGCGTCGGCCGTCTTTAACGCCCTCGATGTAAAGGGCTATGGTCCTAGTGTTTTCATCGTCAGCGAAGTATCTCAGGAAGTCGCTCTCGTTCAGATCGGCGGCGTTTCCATAGGAAACGAAGGCCGAAAACCCGATTCCTTCCTCGTTGCCCATCGCCAAAGCCGCGCCGCCAAAGGCTCCGCTCTGGCTTATCAGAGCAAGCCCCCCGGGATTAACGCGGACTTCGAAGGAGCCAAAGAACTTCCCGTGAACACCGAAGATGCCTGCACAGTTGGGCCCGATGAGCCTGACGCCGTGTCTCTTGGCTTTTTCCACCAGCTCGCGCTCCAGCTCGACGTTTCCGACCTCTGAAAAGCCAGCGCTTATAACGACGGCACCATTGATTAAGTCACCGATTTCGTCTATGAGAGAAGGCACGAACTTGGCGGGGATGGCTATTATGGCAGTATCAACCGGCTCCTCAAGCTTTGGCAGGATTTCAAAGGTTTTTCCACCAACCTGAACCTTTCCCCCTTTCGGGTTCACGGGGATTATCCTGCCCTCAAAGCCACCCTCCACTATGTTGCGCAGGATTTCATAGGCTATGGCGCCTTCTTTGAAAGAGCCAAAGATGGCAACGCTCCGGGGGTAAAAGAAGAAGTCCATTCACTCACCCCCGGATTCGGAGGTCTCGCCATCGAGGCTCTCACTTTCCTCAATAGAGCTTTCATTCCCTTCTTCGGCTGGCTCTTCCATCTCCTTCGAAGCGGTTCTGCGCTTCTTGAGCCAGGCTATTCCAACGACCACCACCAAAATAAGGCCAATCCAGAGGTAGGTGAAATAGTTTGGCTTCTTCTCCACCACCGTGATAATTATAGTATTGTTGGGCCCAACTTGATATGAGCCGCCTTTAACGAGCACCTTGTTGAAGGGCATAGGCAGCTTGACGAGGGCGTTCCACACCTCCTCTGAAGAGGTCTCGCTATGGGACACCTCCGGCTTGGCGACGCCGATGACTACCAAACTGCCGTTCTCCTGGCGGGCGTCGATGCTAATTACTTCCATCCGGGCCTTAAAGCTCGAGATTATCTGATTGATAATCAGAGGTGTGGCGTTCGCCCCGCTGAAGGTGGCGTTGAACTGGACGTAGCCTTCCTGGGGGTCGTACCTGAGGGAGATTTCCCTCCAGGTTGCGTTCAGGAACTTCCAATAGGAATACTG
This genomic interval carries:
- a CDS encoding acetate--CoA ligase family protein, which codes for MDFFFYPRSVAIFGSFKEGAIAYEILRNIVEGGFEGRIIPVNPKGGKVQVGGKTFEILPKLEEPVDTAIIAIPAKFVPSLIDEIGDLINGAVVISAGFSEVGNVELERELVEKAKRHGVRLIGPNCAGIFGVHGKFFGSFEVRVNPGGLALISQSGAFGGAALAMGNEEGIGFSAFVSYGNAADLNESDFLRYFADDENTRTIALYIEGVKDGRRFMEALRYAASRKPVIVLKAGKSASGAKAAASHTGSLAGSYEIYRAAFKQTGAIEVEEMEELFDAAKAFEMYPKAGRRVAVITNSGGPGVLATDKLEKLGLEIAKLSDETVEELRSFLPPQCSVKNPIDLIADADYERYKRTIEVVCRGGNVDSLLVICVPPIFIPSEEVARAVIEADCPKPIIVNFMAGELVRDGVNLLEKHGLKNFPTPERAAKALAWLSLR